The genomic segment AAATCATTTTTCACTATTTAAAAATGCTTTCATCGATCCAGTCCGCATAGGGGCTCGGCGCTTCCCAGTCGTCGGGGAGGTCATCCACACGGATCATCGAACCGTTATGTTCCAGGTGGGATTTGAACGCAGTAAGGAAGATTTTTGTCTTCTGGAGAATATAGTCGTGGCTCCATTGCATTTGCTTTGTCTCGAACATGCGCTGCATGGCGATCACTGTCGGGAAGAAGAGGTAGTAGTAACGAGCGAAGGCATTGTCTCCCTCGGTATGCTCATGGGCGATGTCCCACCAGCCCAGGTCGTGATAGAGCCGGAAGGTGACATCCGCACGGGGCCATTGCTGTATCTGTGAAACGAGAAAAGGCTGTTTCGATTCGCCCTTGCCTTCTATTTTCACACCCCTGTACTGAAGAGTGAGCTGGCCATAGTGCTGTACAGTCGCGGTCGGGGTCTTCTCCTTCCACCAGCCGTCGGCCTGGAATCCCGCGGTCTCCACATCCATGCCAAGAACCGCCAGAAGGAAATAGAGACCGTGGACGCCGTGCTGGGACCACTCTCCCGCGGCATTCGTTGAGTGCGCGCCGATGATAGTCCGTTTCTGGGACAGGAGTTCGCCCATTTTTGCCCGGGCAACGATGGCCTGCTGGGTATACTCCCGCTCGTCGGTGCAAAGGATGGGGGCGTTATATTTTTTTGAAAGCTCCACCATGTACTTCGCGTCCTTCATGCTGTAAGCGAAGGGACGGTTGATATAACAGGGGATGCCCGCCTCCAGATACGGTTTGGTTAGCTTCGGCCACCATTTGCATTCGTTGAATCCCCCGAAAATCATGCCATCCACCTTGCCCACCATGTCATAGTAATTCTCCGCCGCCTCGCACTTATACTTCTGTGCGAAAGCCTGGGCCAGCTCTGGGCGGGGATCCCAGCAGTGGGTGATGAGCATGCGGGTGGTGCGCCCCACCGGCCAGGATTTGTTTCCGATAGGGTTGATCATGGGCGCCCAGATTTCGTAATTGAGATGGCTGTTGTCTCCGAGGGCGATCGCCCCGATGCGAAGGAGATCAGTGGAGGGAAGTTTGGGCTTAGTCTGGGCTCTGGCGGCCTGCACGCTTGTTGCAACAGCGCTCCCGGCAAGGACTGCTTTGCCGATGAACCTTCGGCGGGTTGTTTCGTTTTTCATAAAAAAGTTCCCTTTTGAAATTGTTTCCCGCAAATTTTCTTCCCGTTTCTGTCTTCACCAATAATACACTTCACCGCCCGGTAAATCAAAATAGTTTTCCTTGTTCTCCTGTCAAAACGGCATTATTTTCTTTCACAAAGATGCCGAAACAAGTTCGGCATGACATGTGTCATCCTGAACTTGTTGCCGCTTCGCGGGAACGATAAAACCGTTTCAGGATCTAATCAAAAAGGAGATTTTTTTAATGTCATCACACCTTGAACACACAAACCGCAGGGATTTTCTGAAAACTTCAACCCTGGCCGCGCTTGGAGCTTCGGCTTTGGGCGCAACCGGCTGGCGGGCTGAGGGACAGGCGTCGAGAACATCCGGCAGGCCGTTTGTCACCGGAGTCAAAGGGAAAAAACTGGTAGGCTGTTATGCAGGCATAAGTGAAATCCTCGATGAGCCCAAATACATGGACGCCCTCCAGCAGAAACTCGGGGTGAACGCCATCATCGTCTCGAGCAACGGGATCAGAATGCCGGATTCGCTGAAAGCCCTGAACCCGCTTCAGGGGAAGGGATGGATGGGGATTTCTCCGGCCAAGGACAACGATGATTCACAACTCGTTAAAGCCATCGAAGAAGTGCACCGGCGCGGCATGGATGCCTGGCTTTATTACACCGGACACCACTATGGCCAGCTCTATCGCCCGATTTGCGCGGAAACGTTCGAGGGTGTTGCGTTCAACGAGCTTCCCCCGATCAAGTACGCCTTATGCCAGATCCTTATCACCGTTTGTTTCAACAAGCCCTCGGTGGTAGACTGGGACCTCAAGGCATACACATACGGCGCCGAGACTTACGATGTGGACGCCATATATGTCACTCACTTCCGGTACGCCAATCCCGCATTTTTCACCAATCTTTTCGGGTGCGCCTGCCCGGACTGCCAAAAGCTGGCCGGCCAGATGGGATATAACTTTGCGGCGATGAAAAAAGCCTGCCAGAATCTCCAGGCGAATCTAAAAAAACTGGACAAGGCCAAGATCCAGCAGGCTGCCAGGGCGGGTTACACGCTCACCGATTTCATGCAGCTTCTGGCAAATGACCGGGAATTTATTAACTGGCTTTATTTCCGTTCTGACAGTGTGGGCATGAGGATGAAGAA from the Candidatus Latescibacter sp. genome contains:
- a CDS encoding twin-arginine translocation signal domain-containing protein, whose protein sequence is MSSHLEHTNRRDFLKTSTLAALGASALGATGWRAEGQASRTSGRPFVTGVKGKKLVGCYAGISEILDEPKYMDALQQKLGVNAIIVSSNGIRMPDSLKALNPLQGKGWMGISPAKDNDDSQLVKAIEEVHRRGMDAWLYYTGHHYGQLYRPICAETFEGVAFNELPPIKYALCQILITVCFNKPSVVDWDLKAYTYGAETYDVDAIYVTHFRYANPAFFTNLFGCACPDCQKLAGQMGYNFAAMKKACQNLQANLKKLDKAKIQQAARAGYTLTDFMQLLANDREFINWLYFRSDSVGMRMKNIRDSIHKATKNRAQLISDTHNPTQALYVGHNYNDMMNGSSDGLMPLAWLDYQHISAVAALANLMVTWIPGLDEETAITSMLKFFGWDELPIQRKSIADFHIGVDSTAHKDTEFYESFNKEATLALWTHELQHIAMLNTKGIPSYPIIKGHQWTEPISRELIDRCMSMGHTGYIFQRTELFIDKTKL